The Patescibacteria group bacterium region AGAGTTTTCCGACAGATCGCCTTGGTCAACAGCGTCTTTTAACCGTTCAATCAACCTTTGCCGTTCAGCTGTTTTTAAAAGCTCAAGTTTTTGTTTGAGCTTGGCCAAACCGGCTTCGGAAACATAATATGGCTTGTTATTGTCTTGGTCCATAGTAATCTGATAGATTTTAGCTGTTTCTGTTAAAAAATCAAGGAGCCTACCCTACTAATGTACTAATCTTTACTAATTTTACTAATAGGTTAATAGAATTGGTATATTCGTATAAATTTGTAAATTAGTAGGACGATAATCGGTTTTCCCAGTACCAGAACATAATTTCTTTTGCCAAAGGCACGGCTCGGGCGCCGCCGCTGCCACCGGCCTCAACCAAAATCAAAAGCAAAAACTCCGGGTCTTCATAAGGCATAAAAGAAATAAACAGGGCATTGGTTTCAGACAAGCTTGAGCTAGTCTGGGCGCTGCCGGTTTTCCCGGCCAAAGAAAACGGCAGATCGGCTAAACTTCGGGCTGAACCCTGAGTAATGGTTTTTTTCATTCCCTGATTAACAATCAAAATATTTTCCTTCTTCACCCCGACTGTTCTTAAAATCTCCGGGCTGGTTTGGCTAATTAATTCTCCGGTTTGCGAATCAGTAATTTTTTTAACTAAAAACGGTTTATAAATTGTCCCCTGGTTGGCAAAAAGCTGGTAATTAACCGCTAGCTGAATCGGTGTTTCCCTGACATAACCTTGGCCAATCGCATAAAGATAAGTATCGCCCAAACGCCAGGGATCATTAAGCTGATTCTGCTTCCAATCAGGATCAGGCAAAAACCCCTGGTTCTCGTTAATAAACTCAATTCCGGTCTTTTCTCCCCAGCCAAACTTTTCCAGATAAGACTTTATCCTCTCTGCCCCCAAACCATCTTGGTTGCCATAGCCGCCGCCAATAGTGTAAAAATAAACATTGCAAGAATCAGCAATTGCCTGTTCCATATCAACAAAACCATGAGCCTTCCAATCGCGGAAAATATACGGCTGGTCTGGAAAATAAGGATTAGGAACTATAATTCTGCCTTCGGTGTCATCAATCTTCTTTTGGGGATCAATCAAGTTTTCTTCCAAAGCCGCCAGAGCAATAAACGGCTTAATCGTTGAGCCCGGGCTATACTCGCCGCTGACTGTTCGGTTGAAAAACGGCTTAGCTGGTGAGCTAAACAATTGGCTAACTTTTTCAACTGCCGCGCCTTCAGACAGATCATAGCCCGGATAATTAACTAAAGCCAAAATCTCTCCGGTTTTGGGATTTAAGCCAATGCCAACCGCGCCTGATTTTGAATCAGTCACGTTTCTTTTCAAAACCTGATAAA contains the following coding sequences:
- the mrdA gene encoding penicillin-binding protein 2, whose product is MRIKKNKFIIEPEEILLDEKQKLAKRLEFSLEKRYVLLVAVLAIGFLGLSWFLSFYYQIIQFPEFKEKAYENSLRNIFLEAPRGVILDRYGKVVAENKVFYQLVLTREKLSQDQSELNRQVELLAKILEIPTDQILEKIDSSSEPILEKNLDLEKAIKIKANEADLPGFKLVGRFERVYPFGASLSHVLGYTGFVSQSDLDQDSALSLNQTIGKAGVELIFDNFLRGKQGKLNYLVDARNELVDEKEIDYFQPGSRIELAIDAELQDKIYQVLKRNVTDSKSGAVGIGLNPKTGEILALVNYPGYDLSEGAAVEKVSQLFSSPAKPFFNRTVSGEYSPGSTIKPFIALAALEENLIDPQKKIDDTEGRIIVPNPYFPDQPYIFRDWKAHGFVDMEQAIADSCNVYFYTIGGGYGNQDGLGAERIKSYLEKFGWGEKTGIEFINENQGFLPDPDWKQNQLNDPWRLGDTYLYAIGQGYVRETPIQLAVNYQLFANQGTIYKPFLVKKITDSQTGELISQTSPEILRTVGVKKENILIVNQGMKKTITQGSARSLADLPFSLAGKTGSAQTSSSLSETNALFISFMPYEDPEFLLLILVEAGGSGGARAVPLAKEIMFWYWENRLSSY